In a genomic window of Flavobacterium crassostreae:
- the rplU gene encoding 50S ribosomal protein L21 codes for MYAIVEIAGQQFKVSKDLKVYVHRLANEEGSKVSFDKVFLLDDNGTITLGAPAIEGASVEAKVLQHLKGDKVIVFKKKRRKGYKKRNGHRQYLTQIVIEGITASGAPKKAAAAKKPAAKKVTADATTEEAVAPKVKKAPKAKVAKKDDTKE; via the coding sequence ATGTATGCAATCGTAGAGATAGCAGGGCAACAATTTAAAGTAAGCAAAGACTTAAAGGTTTATGTTCATCGTTTAGCTAATGAAGAAGGTTCAAAAGTTTCTTTTGACAAAGTTTTTTTATTAGATGACAATGGAACAATCACTTTAGGCGCCCCAGCTATAGAAGGTGCTTCAGTAGAAGCTAAAGTGTTACAACACTTAAAAGGAGATAAAGTTATCGTTTTCAAGAAAAAAAGAAGAAAAGGATACAAAAAGAGAAATGGTCACAGACAATATCTTACTCAAATTGTAATTGAAGGTATTACTGCGTCTGGTGCTCCTAAAAAAGCAGCAGCAGCTAAAAAACCAGCTGCAAAAAAAGTAACGGCTGATGCAACTACAGAAGAAGCAGTAGCTCCTAAAGTAAAGAAAGCTCCAAAAGCAAAAGTTGCTAAAAAGGACGATACTAAAGAATAA
- the rpmA gene encoding 50S ribosomal protein L27 produces MAHKKGVGSSKNGRESESKRLGVKIFGGQAAIAGNIIVRQRGSKHNPGENVYISKDHTLHARVDGVVHFQKKRDNKSYVSILPFEVEA; encoded by the coding sequence ATGGCTCACAAGAAAGGTGTCGGTAGTTCCAAGAATGGTAGAGAATCCGAATCAAAACGTTTAGGCGTTAAGATTTTTGGAGGACAAGCTGCCATTGCAGGGAACATCATCGTAAGACAAAGAGGTTCAAAACACAATCCAGGTGAAAATGTTTACATTAGTAAAGATCACACCCTACACGCAAGAGTAGATGGAGTGGTACACTTCCAAAAGAAAAGAGATAACAAATCGTACGTTTCTATACTTCCATTTGAAGTTGAAGCATAA
- the gldD gene encoding gliding motility lipoprotein GldD, with protein MLKYKKQNINHVLRLWTLLACVLLFAGCKEDVIPKPASHLRLDYPVASYANFENNCPFTFEINASAIIKAESDCGFAITYPKMKATIYLTYKPVTNNINALLRDAQKLTYEHVIKADDILEQPFLDPSKKVYGMFYQVGGNAATNSQFYVTDSTKHFITGSVYFYAKPNFDSIMPAASYVKNDMQRLMETLSWK; from the coding sequence ATGCTTAAATATAAAAAACAAAACATAAACCATGTGTTGCGCCTTTGGACGCTATTGGCATGTGTACTATTATTTGCAGGCTGCAAAGAAGATGTAATCCCAAAGCCAGCAAGTCATTTGAGGCTAGATTATCCTGTGGCTAGCTACGCAAATTTTGAAAACAACTGTCCTTTTACTTTTGAGATTAATGCTTCCGCCATTATAAAAGCAGAGTCTGATTGCGGTTTTGCAATCACCTATCCAAAGATGAAGGCTACTATTTATTTAACCTACAAACCAGTTACTAACAATATCAATGCGTTGCTAAGGGATGCTCAAAAACTAACCTACGAACACGTTATTAAAGCAGATGACATACTAGAACAACCTTTTTTGGACCCTTCCAAGAAAGTTTACGGTATGTTTTATCAAGTAGGAGGTAATGCAGCAACCAATTCTCAATTTTATGTTACAGATAGTACCAAGCACTTTATAACCGGTTCGGTATATTTTTATGCTAAGCCTAATTTTGACTCCATCATGCCAGCAGCTAGTTATGTAAAAAACGACATGCAACGACTCATGGAGACCTTATCCTGGAAATAA
- a CDS encoding HU family DNA-binding protein: protein MTKADIVAKISEKLGLEKGDVQATVETFMNEVKNSLETGDNVYLRGFGSFIVKTRAEKTGRNISKNTTIKIPAHNIPAFKPAKVFVEGVKINNEAK from the coding sequence ATGACGAAAGCAGATATCGTAGCAAAAATTTCAGAAAAGCTAGGTCTTGAAAAGGGTGATGTTCAAGCAACAGTTGAAACTTTTATGAATGAAGTTAAAAACTCATTAGAAACTGGAGACAATGTTTACTTAAGAGGTTTTGGAAGTTTTATCGTCAAAACAAGAGCTGAGAAAACTGGAAGAAATATTTCTAAGAATACAACTATAAAAATTCCTGCACACAATATCCCTGCTTTCAAACCTGCAAAAGTTTTTGTAGAAGGAGTAAAAATAAATAACGAAGCAAAATAA
- a CDS encoding single-stranded DNA-binding protein has translation MNGTLNKVMLIGYLGEAVKMHYFDGGTCVGRFALATNEVYVSKTTNQKVTTTEWHTIVVRNKAAEICEKYLTKGDKIYVEGRIKSRQWQGDDGVSKQSIEIHATDFTFLSTKSNLENNPQIDSAKSVKNTNFDSQNDGLPINDLPF, from the coding sequence ATGAACGGAACATTAAATAAGGTAATGCTTATAGGATATCTTGGAGAGGCTGTAAAAATGCATTATTTTGACGGAGGTACTTGTGTGGGTAGATTTGCGTTGGCTACCAACGAAGTGTATGTTAGCAAAACGACCAACCAAAAAGTTACCACCACAGAATGGCATACCATAGTAGTGCGTAACAAAGCGGCCGAAATTTGCGAGAAATATTTAACAAAAGGAGATAAAATATATGTAGAGGGGCGCATTAAGTCCCGACAATGGCAAGGAGATGATGGGGTTTCAAAACAAAGCATAGAGATCCATGCGACGGATTTTACTTTTTTGTCTACAAAAAGCAATCTTGAAAACAACCCACAAATTGACAGCGCAAAATCCGTAAAAAACACTAACTTTGACTCGCAAAATGATGGCTTACCAATCAATGATTTGCCGTTTTGA
- a CDS encoding gliding motility-associated protein GldE: protein MDPDPSLNFAYTLDMNLVFGFLGIFVLLLCSALVSGAEVALFSLSPKDIDQAIQGNDTKGKILADLLERPKRLLATLLVANNFINIGVVILFSFIGKGLFEAVTSVVLKFILEVIVVTFLLLLFGEVLPKVYASRNNVKFAKLVLYPIVVLDKLLSPISIPMRQLTVYLHNKLGKQKTNFSVDQLSQALELTSSEDTSSEEQKILEGIVSFGNTDTKQVMSPRIDIFALEVTATFEEIYPKIIEKGYSRIPVYRDNVDQIEGVLFVKDLLPHINTSQFDWASLIRAPFFVPENKKLDNLLKDFQNMKSHLAIVVDEYGGTSGLVSLEDVIEEIVGDISDEFDDEDINFSQLDDKNYIFEGKINLKDFYRIIEVDEDLFEIKKGEAETLAGFILEISGNFPTKGQKISYENCLFTIEAVDKKRIKQIKVTLDA from the coding sequence TTGGACCCAGATCCCAGTTTGAATTTCGCGTACACACTAGATATGAATCTTGTGTTTGGTTTTCTAGGAATATTTGTATTGTTACTTTGTTCTGCATTAGTATCCGGAGCCGAGGTGGCTTTATTCTCTTTATCACCAAAAGATATAGATCAAGCCATTCAAGGAAATGACACCAAGGGCAAAATTCTGGCAGACCTACTCGAGAGACCCAAGAGATTGCTTGCAACACTTTTGGTTGCTAATAATTTTATTAATATTGGTGTAGTGATCCTTTTTTCTTTTATTGGCAAAGGATTGTTTGAAGCCGTTACTTCGGTTGTTCTAAAATTTATCCTAGAGGTAATTGTAGTTACTTTTTTGTTATTGCTCTTTGGAGAGGTATTGCCTAAGGTTTATGCAAGCAGAAACAATGTTAAATTTGCTAAATTGGTGCTTTATCCTATAGTGGTTTTAGATAAATTGCTGTCGCCAATTAGCATCCCAATGCGCCAATTAACCGTTTATTTGCATAACAAATTAGGAAAGCAAAAAACCAACTTTTCTGTAGACCAACTCTCCCAAGCATTAGAACTCACCTCCTCTGAAGATACCTCTTCTGAAGAACAAAAAATATTAGAAGGGATTGTTTCTTTTGGTAACACAGATACCAAACAAGTAATGAGTCCTAGGATTGATATCTTTGCCCTAGAGGTAACGGCAACTTTTGAGGAGATTTATCCCAAAATTATAGAAAAAGGATATTCCAGAATTCCGGTTTACCGAGATAATGTAGATCAGATTGAAGGGGTTTTGTTTGTAAAAGATTTATTGCCACACATTAATACCAGTCAATTTGATTGGGCGAGTTTAATACGAGCTCCTTTTTTTGTTCCAGAAAACAAAAAACTAGATAATTTGCTCAAAGATTTTCAGAACATGAAAAGCCATTTAGCCATAGTGGTAGACGAGTACGGAGGTACTTCTGGATTGGTATCTTTGGAGGATGTTATAGAAGAAATTGTAGGAGATATTAGTGATGAGTTTGATGATGAGGATATTAATTTTTCGCAGTTGGATGACAAAAACTATATTTTTGAGGGAAAAATAAATTTAAAAGATTTTTATAGAATTATAGAAGTTGACGAGGATTTATTTGAAATTAAAAAGGGAGAAGCAGAAACACTGGCAGGATTTATTCTTGAGATTTCAGGAAATTTTCCAACAAAAGGACAAAAAATATCCTACGAAAACTGCTTATTTACCATAGAAGCAGTAGATAAAAAACGAATAAAACAGATAAAAGTAACCCTGGATGCTTAA
- a CDS encoding DMT family transporter — protein MESKQLKWGYLVLLSLVWGSSFILIKKGLVGLSAIQVGSLRIVFAAAFLLLIGFKSLSKIPKDKWKFIALTALFGTFVPAFLFALAQTEIDSSVSSILNSLTPLNTLILGALIFGVHFQKRQILGVVIGLVGSLLLVFNGAMNHPDQNYYYAILVIIASICYAINVNLIKKYLSGLTPVSITTGNFLILVIPALSILYLSGFQQVWTIPKVQHSVGFIVVLGVVGTGIANILFFKLIQISSPVFATSVTYLIPVVAFFWGLLDNEMLTTIQFFGAFIILIGVYLSAKK, from the coding sequence ATGGAATCAAAACAATTAAAGTGGGGTTATTTGGTGCTTCTTTCCTTGGTGTGGGGGAGTTCTTTTATTTTAATCAAAAAAGGATTGGTTGGCTTGAGCGCCATTCAGGTGGGCTCTCTTCGTATTGTTTTTGCGGCAGCTTTTTTGTTGTTAATAGGGTTTAAGAGTTTATCAAAAATCCCTAAAGACAAATGGAAATTTATAGCCTTGACCGCTCTTTTTGGGACTTTTGTACCCGCTTTTTTGTTTGCATTAGCACAAACCGAAATAGATAGTTCGGTGAGTTCTATATTAAATTCTTTGACCCCATTAAACACCTTGATTTTAGGGGCTTTAATTTTTGGAGTGCATTTCCAAAAACGCCAAATTCTAGGAGTCGTAATTGGCCTGGTGGGAAGTTTGTTGTTGGTTTTTAATGGCGCAATGAACCATCCGGATCAAAATTATTACTATGCCATTTTGGTTATTATAGCCTCTATTTGTTATGCGATCAATGTGAATTTAATTAAAAAATATTTGTCTGGTTTAACTCCAGTGAGTATTACCACGGGCAATTTTTTAATTTTAGTTATACCGGCATTGTCTATATTGTATTTGTCTGGTTTTCAGCAAGTATGGACAATTCCAAAAGTACAACATTCTGTAGGGTTTATTGTGGTTTTGGGTGTGGTTGGAACCGGAATAGCTAATATTTTATTTTTTAAATTAATACAAATTTCGTCTCCTGTTTTTGCTACCTCGGTTACTTATTTGATTCCGGTGGTTGCTTTTTTTTGGGGTCTGTTAGATAATGAAATGCTTACAACAATTCAGTTTTTTGGTGCTTTTATAATATTAATAGGAGTTTATTTATCTGCCAAAAAATAA
- the mutY gene encoding A/G-specific adenine glycosylase, whose amino-acid sequence MNFSKVLISWYLLNKRDLPWRNTTNPYPIWLSEIMLQQTKVAQGTPYFLSFITAFPTVFDLANASEEQVLKLWQGLGYYSRARNLHQTAQYIATDLGGVFPKTYNELLQLKGVGAYTAAAIASFSYNEVVPVVDGNVFRVLSRYFDLDLDIALSSTKKEFTALALELMPKEVQDAANPAIFNQAIMEFGALQCVPRNPDCSVCVFNTACLALQKNKVAVLPVKSKKLKITKRYFNYLVVSDPLGNTVVQKRTSKGIWHNLYEFPLIETHKEEDFDFIASQIPEGLLASQDLISLEAYGTKSNLHKLSHQHLYIKFWKITTATAVANGVSPEELQSLPVPIVIHNFIQNQ is encoded by the coding sequence ATGAATTTTTCTAAAGTGTTAATTTCGTGGTATTTACTAAATAAACGTGATTTGCCATGGCGAAACACCACCAATCCGTACCCAATTTGGCTCTCAGAAATAATGTTACAGCAGACCAAAGTAGCGCAAGGAACGCCTTATTTTTTGTCTTTTATCACTGCGTTTCCAACTGTTTTTGATTTGGCTAATGCCAGCGAAGAGCAGGTCTTAAAACTATGGCAAGGGTTGGGGTATTATTCTAGAGCGCGTAATTTGCATCAAACGGCACAATATATAGCTACTGATTTGGGAGGAGTTTTTCCAAAAACCTATAACGAACTCCTTCAATTAAAAGGCGTTGGAGCGTATACTGCTGCCGCTATTGCATCTTTTTCTTACAATGAGGTTGTTCCTGTTGTGGATGGAAATGTTTTTAGAGTATTGTCGCGCTATTTTGATCTAGATTTGGATATTGCCTTATCTTCGACCAAAAAAGAATTTACAGCCTTGGCTTTGGAGCTGATGCCCAAAGAGGTTCAAGATGCTGCAAATCCAGCCATTTTTAACCAAGCCATAATGGAGTTTGGAGCCTTGCAATGCGTGCCGCGCAATCCAGATTGTTCTGTATGTGTATTTAATACAGCTTGTTTGGCTTTGCAAAAAAACAAAGTAGCAGTGTTGCCAGTTAAGTCTAAAAAACTAAAAATAACCAAGCGCTATTTTAATTATTTGGTAGTATCGGACCCTTTAGGGAACACCGTAGTTCAAAAAAGAACCTCCAAGGGAATTTGGCATAATCTGTATGAATTTCCACTTATAGAAACCCATAAGGAAGAAGATTTTGATTTTATAGCCTCTCAGATTCCTGAAGGGTTGTTGGCAAGCCAAGACCTAATTAGTCTGGAAGCCTACGGTACCAAAAGCAACTTACACAAACTATCCCACCAACACCTATATATAAAGTTTTGGAAAATCACTACCGCTACTGCTGTTGCTAATGGAGTCAGCCCAGAAGAATTGCAAAGTCTTCCGGTTCCGATTGTGATTCATAATTTTATCCAAAACCAATAA
- a CDS encoding heavy-metal-associated domain-containing protein, with protein MKITKAITAVALASLLFVSCKKNTPENTATTNETPKTTEAPKIKKDIAPQNLQTASFSIEGMTCAVGCAKTIQEELIQLEGVQTAAVDFETKQATVRFDKTIQNPETLTQTVQASGDGKTYTVTDMKS; from the coding sequence ATGAAAATTACCAAAGCAATAACCGCAGTAGCTCTCGCAAGCCTTTTGTTTGTAAGTTGCAAAAAAAACACTCCAGAGAACACCGCAACTACAAACGAAACTCCTAAAACTACGGAGGCTCCTAAAATAAAAAAAGACATTGCACCCCAAAACCTACAAACAGCTAGTTTTTCTATTGAAGGAATGACCTGTGCCGTTGGTTGTGCCAAAACAATACAAGAAGAATTAATCCAGCTAGAAGGAGTACAAACGGCTGCTGTTGATTTTGAAACAAAACAAGCCACAGTACGTTTTGACAAAACAATTCAAAATCCAGAAACGTTAACCCAAACAGTGCAAGCCTCTGGAGACGGAAAAACCTACACGGTTACAGACATGAAATCCTAA
- a CDS encoding M16 family metallopeptidase: MKNSIMALSTSLMLGGMANAQKISFEQYHLNNGMQVILHQDTAAPVVLTSVMYHVGSKDEAPDKTGFAHFFEHLLFEGTANIKRGEWFKIVSSNGGTNNANTSDDRTYYYEVFPSNNLELALWMESERLLHPVINQIGITTQNGVIKEEKASRYDNRPYGKIISVVKEHLFQNHPYKWSTIGAMEHLDTATLEDFQDFNKKFYIPNNAVLVVAGDFEKKEAKQWIEKYFGTIPKGVKTKKQIHVEQPISQTIRASYQDPNIQIPMVVAAYRTPAMKTRDSRVLSLISSYLSDGKSSKLYKRIVDTKKIALQIGAVNFSQEDYGMYILYGLPMSTHSTAELLLEIDQEITQIQTDLISERDYLKLQNQFEMQYINSNSTVEGIAENLAKYHLLYGDAKLINQELKTYKSITREEIRAVAKKYLNTNQRLILDYIPVTENPSE; encoded by the coding sequence ATGAAAAATTCTATAATGGCATTAAGTACTAGCCTTATGCTTGGCGGCATGGCAAATGCTCAAAAAATTAGTTTTGAACAATACCATTTAAATAACGGCATGCAGGTAATTTTGCACCAAGATACTGCTGCTCCTGTTGTTTTGACCTCGGTTATGTATCACGTGGGTTCTAAAGATGAGGCACCAGATAAGACTGGTTTTGCGCATTTTTTTGAACACTTATTATTTGAGGGTACTGCCAATATAAAGCGTGGCGAATGGTTTAAGATAGTCTCTTCTAATGGAGGTACCAATAACGCTAACACCTCAGATGATCGCACGTATTATTACGAAGTGTTTCCTTCCAATAATTTAGAATTGGCTCTTTGGATGGAATCCGAAAGACTCTTGCATCCGGTAATTAACCAAATTGGAATAACCACTCAAAATGGGGTAATTAAGGAAGAAAAAGCTTCTAGATACGACAACCGCCCTTATGGCAAAATCATTTCGGTGGTCAAAGAGCATTTGTTCCAAAACCATCCCTACAAATGGTCTACAATTGGAGCCATGGAACATCTGGACACCGCTACTTTGGAGGATTTTCAAGATTTTAACAAAAAATTCTACATCCCAAATAATGCCGTACTGGTGGTGGCGGGTGACTTTGAAAAAAAAGAAGCCAAACAATGGATTGAAAAATACTTTGGAACCATTCCAAAAGGGGTGAAAACAAAAAAACAAATCCATGTGGAGCAACCAATTTCGCAAACCATAAGAGCCTCTTATCAGGATCCAAATATACAAATCCCGATGGTGGTTGCCGCTTACAGAACTCCTGCAATGAAAACCAGAGATTCACGGGTTTTAAGCTTAATTTCTTCTTATTTGAGCGATGGCAAAAGTTCTAAATTATACAAACGAATTGTGGACACCAAAAAAATAGCCTTACAAATAGGTGCAGTCAACTTTAGCCAAGAAGACTATGGCATGTATATTTTGTATGGCTTGCCCATGAGCACCCACTCCACAGCAGAGTTATTACTGGAGATAGATCAAGAGATAACACAAATACAAACCGATTTAATCTCAGAAAGAGACTACCTCAAATTGCAAAATCAGTTTGAAATGCAGTATATCAACAGCAATTCTACGGTAGAGGGTATTGCCGAAAATCTAGCCAAATACCACCTTTTATATGGAGATGCAAAGCTTATCAACCAAGAGTTAAAGACCTATAAATCTATCACCAGAGAAGAAATCCGAGCGGTAGCCAAAAAATACCTCAACACCAACCAGCGCCTAATTCTGGATTATATTCCTGTTACTGAAAACCCCTCAGAATAA
- a CDS encoding Rne/Rng family ribonuclease: MNKELIIRSSSDFVDFALLKDGKLIELHKEEEKSNFQVGDIFIAKIRKPVAGLNAAFVNVGFEKDAFLHYHDLGPNLSSQMKFIKLVSAGKIKDFSLKNFQFEKEIDKDGIITDVINANQSILVQVVKEPISTKGPRISAELSLAGRFIVLVPFSDRVSISQKIEDRKEKDRLKKLVQSIKPKGFGVIVRTVAEGKNTAELEKDLQNLLGRWTAMCKKLPTASHPSKILGELNRASSILRDVFNDTFSGIQIDDEELYNQTKDYLQEIAPSKQSIVKFYQSNDTPIFEKYNIERQIKTSFGKTVSMSKGAYLIIEHTEALHVIDVNSGNRSNKASNQEDTALEVNMIAAAEIARQLRLRDMGGIIVIDFIDMSNPENRKVLFDFLREEMSDDKAKHKILPPSKFGLVQITRQRVRPEVNIKTREEDPNDVNGEIEAPILIIDKIISDLERILKTHKKVVLNVHPFVAAYLTKGFPSLRSKWFFEHKKWVKIIPRDAYTYLEYHFFDKKGNAIKD, from the coding sequence ATGAATAAAGAATTAATCATTAGATCCAGTTCTGATTTCGTAGATTTTGCCTTATTAAAAGATGGAAAACTAATTGAATTACATAAAGAAGAAGAAAAAAGCAATTTTCAGGTTGGTGATATCTTTATTGCCAAAATCAGAAAACCTGTTGCGGGACTAAATGCAGCTTTTGTAAATGTAGGCTTCGAGAAAGATGCTTTTTTACATTATCACGACTTAGGACCTAACTTATCTTCCCAAATGAAATTCATAAAACTTGTAAGCGCAGGTAAAATAAAAGATTTCTCCCTAAAAAACTTTCAGTTTGAAAAAGAAATAGACAAAGATGGTATTATTACCGATGTAATCAATGCCAATCAATCTATACTGGTACAAGTAGTAAAAGAACCAATATCTACCAAAGGACCAAGAATTAGCGCAGAGCTATCTCTTGCCGGACGTTTTATAGTTCTAGTTCCTTTTTCGGATCGGGTTTCTATTTCTCAAAAAATAGAAGACAGAAAAGAAAAAGACAGACTCAAAAAACTTGTCCAATCTATCAAACCAAAAGGATTTGGTGTTATTGTTCGTACAGTAGCCGAAGGCAAAAATACAGCCGAATTAGAAAAAGATTTGCAGAACCTGCTAGGCAGATGGACTGCAATGTGTAAAAAATTACCAACTGCTTCTCATCCGTCAAAAATTTTAGGAGAACTCAACCGAGCTTCTTCTATTTTAAGAGACGTATTTAATGATACCTTTAGTGGTATTCAAATAGATGACGAAGAGTTGTACAACCAAACAAAGGATTACTTGCAAGAAATTGCACCATCCAAACAATCTATTGTTAAGTTTTATCAATCAAATGACACTCCTATTTTTGAGAAATACAACATAGAGAGACAAATCAAAACCTCTTTTGGCAAAACTGTTTCCATGAGTAAAGGGGCATACCTTATTATAGAACACACTGAAGCACTACACGTTATAGACGTTAACAGCGGAAACCGTTCTAATAAAGCCTCCAATCAAGAAGACACTGCCTTAGAAGTAAACATGATAGCTGCCGCCGAGATCGCTAGACAATTGCGTCTGCGAGATATGGGCGGAATTATTGTGATTGATTTTATTGACATGTCTAATCCCGAAAATCGTAAAGTCTTGTTCGACTTCTTGAGAGAAGAAATGAGCGACGATAAAGCAAAACATAAAATCTTGCCTCCTAGTAAATTTGGATTAGTTCAAATTACTAGACAAAGGGTAAGACCAGAAGTAAACATTAAAACTAGAGAAGAAGATCCAAACGATGTAAATGGCGAAATTGAAGCGCCAATCTTAATTATCGACAAAATCATCTCTGATCTAGAAAGAATATTAAAAACCCACAAAAAAGTAGTACTTAATGTACACCCTTTTGTGGCAGCATACCTTACCAAAGGTTTTCCATCATTACGTTCAAAATGGTTTTTTGAACATAAAAAATGGGTGAAAATTATACCACGTGACGCTTACACGTATTTAGAATACCATTTCTTTGACAAAAAAGGAAATGCTATAAAAGACTAA
- a CDS encoding M16 family metallopeptidase: MKTTIFLFILLLLAPTMSAQERNQPKPGKAPTVKINKPLSFVLANGLKVLVVENHKLPKVSFNLTIDNPPFAEGNKKGVDQLCSSLIGNGSRDIPKDTFNEEIDFLGANMSFSSHGAYASCLSKYAARILELMANGALYPNFTTEEFDKEKAKLVEGIKSQEKNVPAIANRVVDALAFGTNHPFGEYTTLETVNNTTLEDVKTNYNRHFAPDNAYLVVIGDIQFKEIKPTIEKLFGSWKKSNTTTPQYTPAQNVAFTQINFVDMPNASQSEVALVNTLDLKMSDPDFFPAVIATYILGGGFNSYLNMNLREKNGWTYGANTVIGAEKYVSKLKSASSIKTLATAPAVLEFITEIQRIRTEMVSEELLQEVKAAYVGRFVMQVQKPAAIARYALNIETEGLPKDFYENYIKNIDAVTPQEVLQAANKYFLINNTRIVIVGKGSEILSDLEKLGFPIYYFDRYSNPTEKPKYP, from the coding sequence ATGAAAACAACTATTTTTCTATTCATTCTATTATTATTAGCCCCTACTATGTCTGCACAAGAACGCAACCAGCCCAAACCTGGAAAAGCCCCTACGGTAAAAATCAACAAACCCTTATCATTTGTATTGGCCAATGGCCTAAAAGTATTGGTTGTTGAGAATCACAAATTACCAAAAGTAAGCTTCAATCTAACTATAGACAACCCTCCTTTTGCCGAAGGAAACAAAAAAGGAGTAGACCAGCTTTGCAGTAGCTTAATCGGTAATGGAAGCCGCGACATACCCAAAGACACCTTTAATGAAGAGATCGATTTTTTGGGAGCAAACATGAGCTTTAGTTCTCATGGTGCGTATGCTAGTTGCCTTTCTAAATATGCCGCCAGAATTTTAGAATTAATGGCCAACGGAGCACTGTATCCTAATTTTACAACCGAAGAATTTGATAAAGAAAAAGCCAAATTAGTGGAAGGGATTAAATCGCAAGAAAAAAATGTTCCTGCCATTGCGAACCGAGTGGTAGATGCTTTGGCGTTTGGAACCAACCATCCCTTTGGAGAATACACCACCCTAGAGACCGTAAACAATACCACCCTAGAGGATGTAAAAACAAACTACAACCGCCATTTTGCGCCGGATAATGCTTATTTGGTGGTTATTGGAGACATTCAATTTAAAGAGATAAAACCTACTATTGAAAAACTTTTTGGCTCTTGGAAAAAAAGCAACACTACCACACCGCAATACACTCCAGCGCAAAACGTTGCTTTTACGCAAATCAATTTTGTAGACATGCCTAACGCTTCTCAATCCGAAGTGGCTTTGGTCAATACGCTGGATTTAAAGATGAGTGATCCAGACTTTTTTCCGGCAGTTATTGCAACCTACATTTTGGGAGGCGGTTTTAACAGCTATCTCAACATGAATTTAAGAGAAAAAAACGGATGGACTTATGGTGCCAACACTGTTATTGGTGCCGAAAAATACGTATCCAAACTCAAATCTGCCTCCTCTATAAAAACACTTGCTACCGCCCCTGCGGTGCTAGAATTTATAACCGAAATCCAACGCATCCGAACCGAAATGGTATCGGAAGAATTACTACAAGAGGTAAAGGCCGCTTATGTAGGCCGTTTTGTTATGCAGGTACAAAAACCCGCTGCCATTGCTCGGTATGCCTTAAACATTGAAACCGAAGGACTCCCAAAAGATTTTTACGAAAATTATATTAAAAATATTGATGCCGTAACTCCTCAAGAGGTCTTGCAAGCGGCCAACAAATACTTTTTGATCAACAATACCCGAATTGTCATTGTAGGAAAAGGCTCAGAAATACTCTCAGATTTAGAAAAATTAGGCTTTCCGATATACTACTTTGATCGCTATAGCAATCCGACTGAAAAACCAAAATATCCTTAA